A genomic segment from Neobacillus sp. YX16 encodes:
- a CDS encoding FMN-dependent NADH-azoreductase, with amino-acid sequence MTKVLYITAHPHDDTQSYSMAVGKSFIDSYKEVNPNHEIINLDLYKEDIPHIDVDVFSGWGKLRSGTDFNELSAEEKAKVGRLSELSEQFISADKYIFVTPLWNFSFPPVMKAYLDAVSVAGKTFKYTEKGPIGLLTDKKALHIQARGGIYSEGPAAAMEMGHRYLDIMMQFYGVPSFEGLFVEGHNAMPDKAQEIKENAIARAKDLAHTF; translated from the coding sequence ATGACAAAAGTATTGTACATAACAGCTCATCCTCATGATGATACTCAGTCTTATAGTATGGCAGTAGGTAAATCATTTATTGACTCATACAAAGAAGTGAATCCAAATCATGAAATTATTAATTTGGACCTTTACAAAGAGGATATTCCACATATTGACGTTGATGTCTTTAGCGGCTGGGGGAAGCTTCGGTCAGGAACAGACTTTAATGAGCTCTCCGCAGAAGAAAAAGCAAAAGTCGGCCGGCTTTCGGAGCTTAGTGAGCAATTTATTTCTGCTGATAAATATATATTCGTCACTCCATTATGGAATTTTTCCTTTCCACCTGTGATGAAAGCCTATCTTGATGCAGTATCAGTAGCAGGCAAAACCTTCAAATACACCGAAAAAGGTCCGATTGGCCTTTTAACAGATAAGAAAGCTCTTCATATTCAAGCCCGCGGTGGTATCTATTCCGAAGGACCTGCTGCAGCAATGGAGATGGGTCACCGCTACCTGGATATTATGATGCAATTCTATGGAGTCCCTTCTTTCGAAGGATTATTTGTTGAAGGGCATAATGCAATGCCTGACAAAGCTCAGGAAATCAAAGAAAACGCCATCGCGCGGGCTAAAGATTTAGCACATACGTTTTAA
- a CDS encoding AraC family ligand binding domain-containing protein, whose product MKFYSFSKENGKQITKFNSDFIMTRIIQTNKDASIGCMHLGGNGLIGFHQAVGPQLLLILNGEGLVSINQEEYHKVQPGDAVFWEKDEWHETKSENGLTAIVIESEELNPSAFMTSKN is encoded by the coding sequence ATGAAATTTTATTCCTTTAGTAAAGAGAATGGTAAGCAGATTACAAAATTTAATTCTGATTTTATTATGACTCGAATCATACAAACAAATAAGGATGCTTCAATTGGTTGTATGCATTTAGGTGGAAATGGCTTGATAGGTTTTCACCAAGCAGTAGGACCCCAACTATTGTTAATCTTAAATGGAGAAGGTTTGGTAAGTATTAATCAGGAAGAATATCATAAAGTACAACCTGGTGATGCTGTGTTTTGGGAAAAAGACGAATGGCACGAAACAAAATCAGAAAATGGATTAACAGCTATTGTGATTGAAAGTGAAGAGTTAAATCCATCAGCCTTCATGACTTCAAAAAATTAA
- a CDS encoding GDSL-type esterase/lipase family protein yields MKNYLLLFCMILILFGTYTGIHGSSASTKVINLVALGDSITHGIGDPAKKGYIDGIKVKLEDIQKTPVKVSNFAIPRYSSDKVLEQLQDKKINTQIKKASYIILYIGTNDFRKSANYQFNPLDVKRVNDGKVTFTTNLTKILESIRKNNSSAPIFVLGLYQPYVEYSNRKEILSTIKDWNDEIVKVTDNFDRIEYVATLDLFQDKPKSTYFSDSLHPNPAGYKLIANRLSEKVLKEIGFKSSVN; encoded by the coding sequence ATGAAAAATTATTTATTATTATTTTGTATGATATTAATCCTGTTTGGAACTTATACCGGTATTCATGGCTCTTCGGCCAGTACTAAGGTCATTAATCTTGTAGCCCTCGGTGATTCCATCACACATGGAATAGGGGACCCTGCAAAAAAGGGATACATAGATGGGATTAAAGTGAAGCTGGAAGATATACAGAAAACTCCTGTCAAAGTGAGTAACTTCGCTATACCAAGGTATTCTAGTGATAAAGTTCTCGAACAACTGCAGGATAAAAAAATCAACACGCAGATTAAAAAGGCTAGTTATATCATTCTTTATATCGGAACGAATGATTTTAGAAAGAGTGCTAATTATCAATTTAACCCACTTGATGTAAAAAGAGTAAATGATGGTAAAGTTACATTCACAACCAACCTTACTAAAATCCTTGAAAGCATAAGGAAAAATAATTCTTCTGCTCCTATTTTTGTGCTAGGTTTATATCAACCCTATGTCGAATATTCAAATCGCAAGGAAATTCTAAGCACCATAAAAGATTGGAATGATGAAATTGTCAAAGTGACAGATAATTTCGATCGAATTGAATATGTAGCCACGCTTGATCTATTTCAAGATAAACCCAAAAGTACGTATTTCAGTGATTCTTTACATCCCAATCCTGCTGGCTATAAATTAATTGCTAATCGATTATCTGAAAAAGTATTAAAGGAAATTGGTTTTAAATCATCAGTGAATTAG
- a CDS encoding dipeptidase, which produces MKLIDLHCDALLKLSEGKGSLRFANAKELQTNKMRLHKGQVKVQCFAIFIEPDIPSDQKFQEALVQIDYFYKEVLGKNQDMIHIKEWSDFENINIGQIGAMLTLEGVDAIGNDITKLHILYQLGVRSVGLTWNNANLAADGAGEPRGGGLTLFGKEIVQFNNDHQILTDISHLSDKGIWEVIQLAKYPIASHSNSRSICHHLRNLTDEQATAMFKRNAMVHVVYYPPFVKEAGEVKISDLIKHIDHFCSLGGVKHIGLGSDFDGISVFITDLEDASKSQNLIIELLKHFKEDEVRGFAYQNFLDHRPGVLG; this is translated from the coding sequence ATGAAATTAATTGACCTCCATTGTGATGCATTACTTAAACTTTCAGAAGGAAAAGGCTCGCTGCGTTTTGCAAATGCAAAAGAATTGCAGACGAATAAAATGAGGCTGCATAAAGGGCAAGTCAAGGTTCAGTGCTTTGCCATATTTATTGAGCCAGACATTCCTTCTGACCAGAAATTTCAAGAAGCACTCGTACAAATTGATTATTTTTACAAAGAAGTACTCGGGAAAAACCAAGATATGATTCACATTAAAGAATGGTCTGATTTTGAAAACATTAATATCGGCCAAATTGGTGCCATGCTAACCCTTGAAGGTGTGGACGCCATCGGCAACGATATAACGAAACTCCACATCCTTTATCAACTGGGTGTTCGTTCGGTGGGTTTGACATGGAATAATGCGAATTTAGCTGCAGATGGAGCCGGCGAACCACGTGGCGGCGGGCTTACGCTTTTTGGGAAAGAGATCGTGCAGTTTAATAATGACCATCAAATTCTGACGGATATCTCTCATTTGAGCGACAAGGGGATTTGGGAGGTCATACAATTAGCTAAATATCCAATCGCCAGTCATTCAAATTCAAGATCTATTTGTCATCATCTCCGCAACTTAACAGATGAACAAGCGACTGCGATGTTTAAAAGAAATGCGATGGTTCATGTTGTCTATTACCCCCCATTCGTAAAGGAAGCTGGAGAGGTGAAAATTTCAGACTTAATAAAGCATATCGACCACTTCTGTTCTTTAGGCGGTGTGAAGCATATTGGGTTAGGCTCTGATTTCGATGGAATATCAGTGTTTATTACTGATTTAGAGGACGCTTCGAAATCCCAAAATCTCATAATTGAATTATTAAAGCATTTTAAAGAGGATGAGGTGAGAGGCTTTGCTTACCAAAACTTCCTCGACCACCGTCCGGGAGTGTTAGGATGA
- a CDS encoding DUF488 domain-containing protein: MKRVYESYDESDGFRILVDRLWPRGISKEAARLTAWQKEVAPSPELRKWFCHKPELFEEFRVKYIEELRTDEQKQKIIKEIITMTSKGRVTLLYGAKDPVYNHAIVLQDELNKIID; encoded by the coding sequence TTGAAAAGAGTTTATGAATCATATGATGAGTCAGATGGTTTTCGGATTTTAGTGGATCGATTGTGGCCGCGTGGGATTTCGAAGGAGGCTGCTAGGTTGACGGCTTGGCAGAAGGAGGTGGCTCCTAGTCCTGAGCTTCGTAAGTGGTTTTGCCACAAGCCCGAGTTGTTTGAGGAGTTTCGTGTAAAATACATAGAGGAATTGCGTACGGATGAACAGAAACAGAAGATAATAAAAGAAATTATTACCATGACATCAAAGGGGAGAGTTACTCTACTGTACGGAGCAAAGGATCCTGTATATAATCATGCAATTGTTTTGCAAGATGAGTTAAACAAAATCATAGATTAA
- a CDS encoding aminoglycoside phosphotransferase family protein, producing MEKYIERIKQVYPSLSILDCQLNEIGQNNDVIIVNGSIVFRFPKYQMGIDNLKKETEILEAIYSNVSIPIPNPIYQSFENWEAGKAFVGYELIQGSPLWKTSFASIKDEEVLNRLASQLVNFLIEIHSTSKKTLPLKETNPREQMINLYQRIQIKLYPFMREEAQRQISDSFETFLYSKTCINLNTTLIHGDFGATNILWNPDTYELSGIIDFGGSGIGDPAYDFAGILSSYGKDFFNICLNLYPNGTEIAERVKFYRSTFALQEALHGVENNDVEAFENGIKAYR from the coding sequence ATGGAGAAATATATAGAGCGCATTAAACAGGTTTACCCTAGCCTGTCCATCCTGGATTGTCAGCTAAATGAAATTGGCCAAAATAATGATGTAATAATTGTAAATGGATCAATCGTTTTTAGATTTCCAAAGTATCAAATGGGGATAGATAATTTAAAAAAAGAGACTGAGATATTAGAAGCTATTTATAGCAATGTATCTATTCCGATACCAAATCCTATCTATCAATCTTTTGAAAATTGGGAAGCAGGGAAAGCTTTTGTCGGCTATGAGTTAATTCAAGGGTCTCCATTATGGAAAACAAGTTTCGCAAGCATTAAAGATGAAGAAGTATTAAATAGACTTGCATCACAACTTGTTAACTTTCTTATCGAGATACATTCCACTTCTAAAAAAACACTGCCATTAAAGGAAACCAATCCCCGTGAACAAATGATAAACCTCTATCAAAGAATACAAATTAAACTGTATCCCTTTATGAGGGAAGAAGCACAACGACAAATCTCTGATTCGTTTGAAACCTTCCTATATAGCAAAACATGCATAAACTTAAACACCACTTTGATCCATGGTGATTTTGGGGCAACCAATATTCTATGGAATCCTGATACCTATGAACTATCGGGGATTATAGATTTTGGCGGCAGTGGTATAGGTGACCCCGCCTATGACTTTGCAGGAATCCTATCCAGTTACGGGAAAGATTTTTTTAATATATGTTTGAATTTGTATCCAAATGGAACCGAAATAGCTGAACGAGTTAAGTTTTATAGAAGTACCTTCGCATTACAAGAAGCCCTGCATGGGGTGGAAAATAACGATGTAGAAGCATTTGAAAATGGGATAAAGGCATATCGATAA
- a CDS encoding hemolysin III family protein, whose protein sequence is MSNFIREPINGLTHLTGALLSFVGLLAMVIKVSSTTSSTMAITAVIIFGVSMILLYSASATYHMVIARDHVIAFLRRLDHSMIFILIAGTYTPFCFISLNGTTGNILFSIIAAVALSGVVFKMVWFNCPRWISTALYIVMGWMIVFVFSPLAGSMDRLGLFLLVLGGIFYTIGGVIYGAKPKFLQSKYMGFHEIFHIFIMLGSLSHFLCVFYFVI, encoded by the coding sequence ATGAGTAATTTTATTCGAGAACCAATTAATGGACTGACTCATTTGACTGGAGCGCTGTTATCTTTTGTAGGGCTTCTTGCAATGGTAATCAAAGTGTCGAGTACGACCTCGTCAACGATGGCGATTACTGCCGTCATCATTTTCGGAGTCAGCATGATACTTCTTTATTCTGCTTCGGCCACCTACCATATGGTAATAGCTAGAGATCATGTGATTGCTTTTTTAAGGCGGCTTGATCATTCGATGATTTTTATATTAATTGCCGGCACCTATACGCCTTTTTGCTTTATTAGTTTAAATGGAACAACCGGAAATATTCTATTCTCTATCATTGCAGCCGTAGCATTAAGTGGAGTTGTTTTTAAAATGGTCTGGTTTAATTGTCCACGCTGGATTTCTACTGCATTGTATATTGTTATGGGCTGGATGATTGTATTTGTGTTCTCGCCACTAGCAGGAAGCATGGATAGGTTGGGGTTATTTTTATTAGTTCTCGGAGGAATTTTTTATACAATTGGTGGAGTTATTTACGGGGCAAAGCCAAAATTCCTTCAATCCAAATACATGGGCTTTCATGAGATCTTCCACATTTTTATCATGCTTGGAAGTTTGTCACACTTTTTATGTGTATTTTACTTTGTTATATGA
- a CDS encoding GNAT family N-acetyltransferase, producing MEMVIRDMVIEDDSPSVLQIINQFNNEPISLETFKNNHNTYNHSPIIKRVVLELNKRIIGFGFVVSETPNIPPGFLFEKIFVDKHYQSQGFGRIIESVLWSSVIDAKPLGIQSIINEGDLKSKKWAEKYAFIVKEVQFESVLDLSTHSLTRIEDKLNQHEKNGLTFKTMKHYPGDEHFELLCELFRTLLKDSPDCNGTEMGKDMAVSLLKTFKEENIILAIIDNRWIGMTVLFNRNKNEIYNFFTGTIEEMRGNGIATALKLKAISKSIPMGYIRMRTNNLSTNYPMLSVNKKLGFVQHPGKLILTKQLVWS from the coding sequence ATGGAAATGGTAATTCGTGATATGGTTATAGAAGATGACTCGCCGAGTGTTTTGCAAATAATAAACCAATTTAATAATGAACCCATTAGTTTAGAGACTTTCAAAAATAATCACAATACCTATAATCATTCTCCAATTATAAAGCGGGTTGTACTTGAGCTTAATAAACGAATCATTGGTTTTGGTTTTGTTGTTAGTGAAACACCTAACATTCCTCCTGGTTTCCTCTTTGAAAAAATCTTTGTAGATAAGCATTATCAGAGCCAAGGATTTGGAAGAATAATTGAATCGGTTCTTTGGAGTTCTGTAATAGATGCCAAACCCCTTGGAATACAGTCCATTATAAATGAAGGCGATTTAAAATCTAAAAAGTGGGCAGAAAAGTATGCATTTATTGTAAAGGAAGTCCAGTTTGAGTCGGTACTTGATTTATCTACTCATTCTCTTACAAGGATAGAAGACAAGTTAAATCAGCACGAGAAAAATGGTCTAACATTCAAAACTATGAAGCATTATCCAGGAGATGAACATTTTGAACTGTTATGCGAATTGTTTAGAACTTTACTAAAGGATTCTCCTGATTGCAATGGAACTGAAATGGGAAAGGATATGGCAGTGTCTTTATTAAAAACCTTCAAAGAAGAAAATATTATCCTCGCCATTATCGATAATCGTTGGATAGGGATGACTGTTTTGTTTAATAGAAATAAAAATGAGATTTACAATTTTTTCACAGGAACTATTGAGGAAATGCGTGGAAATGGCATTGCAACAGCATTAAAATTAAAAGCTATTTCAAAATCCATTCCTATGGGATATATTCGTATGCGAACAAATAACTTATCCACCAATTACCCGATGTTATCTGTAAATAAAAAACTAGGATTTGTTCAACATCCTGGAAAATTGATCCTAACAAAACAACTTGTTTGGAGTTAA
- a CDS encoding excisionase family DNA-binding protein: MYLTIKETAEYLSMPETKIEELIKQKKIRAIHDGEGWIINKEQFNTHLKQIEKYKHLVEEILSEPIPEDHDIKDED, from the coding sequence ATGTATCTAACCATAAAAGAAACAGCAGAATATTTATCCATGCCAGAAACAAAAATAGAAGAACTAATCAAACAAAAAAAAATCCGAGCCATCCATGACGGAGAAGGCTGGATCATCAACAAAGAACAATTCAACACCCATCTAAAACAAATCGAAAAATACAAACACCTGGTCGAAGAAATCCTCAGCGAACCCATCCCAGAAGACCACGATATTAAGGATGAGGACTGA
- a CDS encoding urease accessory protein UreD, with protein MITTGYLRLAAVRKKEKTIFKETYSEGAFKITRPVYLTSGGEAYGYVMNPGGGYVDGDSYKMSIVLEEEAEVLLTTQSSTKIYKTKTKPAIQEMDIHLKKGSLLEYLPDPVIAYQHACFKQNMIVHMDNGASLVCCDIFTPGWAPDGTLFRYDLLQSKMEVYLEQQLVLFDHIKLEPDEDMTGIGYMEGYTHFGTMIIIDERVNKALLEEIHDLLEPLTEIRIGVSMLAVPGFALRVLAYSTQAIEYIQSVTHELIRKRILGKEPVFLRKY; from the coding sequence GTGATTACCACAGGATATTTAAGACTAGCCGCAGTGCGGAAAAAGGAGAAAACCATTTTTAAAGAAACCTATTCAGAGGGAGCTTTTAAAATAACTAGGCCAGTATATCTGACTTCGGGCGGAGAGGCGTATGGGTACGTGATGAATCCTGGCGGAGGCTATGTTGACGGGGATTCTTATAAGATGTCTATTGTTTTAGAAGAGGAGGCGGAAGTTTTGTTAACAACTCAATCCTCCACGAAGATTTATAAAACAAAGACAAAGCCAGCTATTCAAGAGATGGACATTCATTTGAAAAAGGGAAGTCTCTTAGAATATCTGCCAGATCCGGTTATTGCTTATCAGCATGCATGCTTTAAGCAGAATATGATTGTTCATATGGACAATGGTGCTTCTCTGGTTTGCTGCGATATTTTTACACCGGGCTGGGCCCCGGATGGCACTCTATTTCGCTATGACTTACTCCAATCGAAGATGGAAGTCTATTTGGAACAGCAGCTTGTTTTATTTGATCATATCAAACTAGAACCAGATGAGGATATGACAGGAATAGGCTACATGGAGGGATATACCCATTTCGGCACGATGATTATCATTGATGAGCGGGTGAATAAAGCATTATTAGAAGAAATCCATGACCTTTTAGAGCCTCTTACCGAAATCAGAATCGGTGTCTCCATGCTTGCGGTTCCGGGATTTGCACTGAGAGTACTCGCATACTCAACACAAGCTATAGAGTATATTCAAAGTGTTACCCACGAACTCATCAGGAAAAGAATCTTGGGGAAAGAACCTGTCTTTTTACGAAAGTATTAA
- the ltrA gene encoding group II intron reverse transcriptase/maturase has protein sequence METKLLRIAELAKSNPKMKFTSLAHLLDKEALIQCHLELPNKKATGINGTTKEQYDESLEENIEDLVSRLKSKSYRPVPVRRMYIPKLNSNKMRPLGIPEQEDKIVQKGITKILNAIYENDFLDCSFGFRPNRNCHDALKILNHYIEKRAISYVVDVDIKGFFDNVDHKWMMEFLKLRITDTNLLRLISRFLKGGYMEEGKKYKTDNGTPQGGVISPILANVYLHYVLDLWFEKVVKKQCKGQAYIVRYADDFVCCFQNKSEAEQFFHSLKARLKKFNLEIAEDKTKIIPFGRFAEKNAKRDGIGKPGTFDFLGFTHYCGISKHGKFRVKRKTSRKKVQGKLKGTKEWLKNNRNKDIHMIMDRFKRSLIGYYNYYCITDNTQTVNNFKEKIECLLYKWLNRRSQRKSFTWDKFRLFLNKYPLPSPRIKVNIYDLRKEISYIL, from the coding sequence ATGGAAACAAAACTACTAAGGATAGCAGAATTAGCAAAATCTAATCCTAAAATGAAATTTACATCTCTTGCACATCTTTTAGATAAGGAAGCATTAATTCAATGCCATCTTGAACTACCCAATAAGAAGGCAACTGGGATTAACGGTACTACTAAAGAGCAATACGATGAAAGTTTAGAAGAAAACATAGAGGACTTAGTAAGTAGGCTCAAAAGCAAAAGTTATCGTCCTGTTCCAGTAAGACGAATGTATATCCCAAAGCTCAACTCAAACAAGATGAGACCATTGGGAATACCGGAACAAGAAGATAAAATTGTTCAAAAAGGCATTACGAAAATACTAAATGCCATCTATGAAAATGACTTTCTAGACTGCTCATTTGGGTTCCGTCCAAATAGAAACTGCCACGATGCACTGAAAATACTGAATCATTATATTGAGAAGAGAGCAATAAGCTATGTAGTAGATGTAGATATTAAAGGCTTCTTTGATAACGTTGACCACAAATGGATGATGGAATTCTTGAAACTCCGAATCACTGACACTAACCTACTGAGACTAATCAGCAGGTTTCTTAAAGGTGGATACATGGAGGAAGGTAAGAAATACAAGACAGACAATGGTACACCGCAAGGTGGAGTGATATCTCCGATATTAGCCAATGTCTATCTCCATTACGTTCTTGATCTATGGTTTGAAAAAGTGGTTAAGAAACAATGTAAAGGCCAGGCGTATATAGTAAGATACGCAGATGATTTTGTTTGTTGTTTTCAGAATAAAAGTGAAGCCGAGCAATTCTTTCATTCATTAAAAGCGAGATTAAAGAAATTTAACCTAGAAATAGCCGAGGATAAAACTAAAATAATTCCCTTCGGACGGTTTGCGGAGAAGAATGCAAAACGTGACGGAATTGGCAAACCGGGTACCTTCGACTTCCTTGGATTTACTCACTATTGTGGGATAAGTAAGCACGGGAAATTCCGAGTAAAGCGGAAAACGAGCAGGAAGAAAGTCCAAGGCAAACTAAAAGGAACTAAAGAATGGCTGAAGAATAATAGGAATAAAGATATTCATATGATTATGGATAGATTTAAACGCTCACTAATAGGTTACTACAACTATTATTGCATCACAGATAATACCCAAACTGTTAACAACTTTAAAGAGAAAATCGAATGCTTACTATACAAATGGCTAAACAGAAGAAGCCAAAGGAAATCCTTTACTTGGGACAAATTCAGGCTCTTTCTTAATAAATATCCACTACCTTCACCAAGAATCAAAGTGAATATTTATGATTTAAGAAAAGAAATTAGCTATATTCTGTGA
- a CDS encoding P1 family peptidase: MKVRQNGISVGMLPTGPKNCITDVAGVKVGHVTLDYPLDQAGDDYACTGVTAILPHKGNVFKQKVTASSYVINGFGKTTGLVQVNELGQLESPIMLTNTFGVPAVTQGTLEYMLAENPEIGETTGTINIVVGECNDSYLNSIRKFPVKPEHAIEAIRDASDHQAEEGAVGAGKGMICFGYKGGIGTSSRTIGEYTIGCLVLSNFGKKEEHQTFRYSKVEGLSDTSDGSIIIVLATDAPLSDRQLLRLSKRCGIGLGRTGSHFSHGSGDIVIAFSTAHKSDHFSEESTEERIQLREDHPLMNQLFTGAAEAAEEAILNSLSQAVTTKGRAGRVVNNITFTGEE, encoded by the coding sequence ATGAAAGTTAGGCAGAATGGAATAAGTGTTGGCATGTTGCCGACAGGTCCAAAAAATTGCATTACTGATGTTGCAGGCGTAAAGGTAGGTCATGTAACGCTTGATTATCCGCTGGATCAAGCAGGAGATGACTATGCTTGTACCGGAGTAACAGCGATACTGCCTCACAAAGGCAATGTATTTAAACAGAAAGTAACAGCTTCGAGTTATGTGATTAATGGCTTTGGAAAAACAACCGGCCTAGTTCAAGTAAATGAATTGGGACAGCTTGAATCACCGATTATGTTAACAAATACGTTTGGAGTACCTGCTGTCACTCAAGGGACTTTAGAATACATGCTGGCGGAGAATCCTGAAATTGGGGAAACAACAGGTACAATTAACATAGTTGTTGGAGAATGCAATGATAGTTACTTGAATTCCATTAGGAAATTTCCAGTTAAACCGGAGCATGCAATAGAAGCGATTAGAGATGCTTCAGACCATCAGGCTGAGGAAGGGGCTGTTGGTGCTGGTAAAGGGATGATTTGCTTTGGTTACAAAGGAGGGATTGGTACGTCTTCGCGTACCATCGGAGAATACACCATTGGCTGTTTAGTTCTAAGCAACTTTGGTAAAAAGGAAGAACACCAGACATTTCGGTATTCAAAAGTGGAGGGGCTCTCAGATACATCAGATGGCTCGATTATCATTGTGCTCGCAACAGATGCTCCTTTAAGTGACAGGCAGCTATTGCGTTTATCCAAACGCTGTGGAATTGGTCTCGGCAGAACAGGCAGTCATTTCAGCCATGGCAGCGGGGATATTGTCATTGCCTTTTCGACAGCTCATAAATCAGACCATTTTTCCGAAGAATCGACGGAAGAAAGGATCCAGCTTCGCGAAGACCATCCCCTGATGAACCAGCTATTTACGGGCGCTGCAGAAGCAGCAGAGGAAGCAATCCTAAACTCACTTTCACAGGCAGTGACCACAAAAGGAAGAGCGGGAAGAGTTGTAAATAATATTACCTTTACGGGCGAGGAATGA
- a CDS encoding SRPBCC family protein, protein MITLNEKPVVKAEMLIRKPVGEVYEAFINPEITTKFWFTKSSGRLEEGKTVRWDWEMYGVGDELYVKKLEQNKVIRIEWTDGTQVEWLFTPRTDNQTFVSITNSGFSGTGDEMVNQAIDSMGGYTMVLSGLKAYLEHNIQLNLVADKAPDANVNW, encoded by the coding sequence ATGATAACACTAAACGAAAAACCCGTTGTAAAAGCAGAAATGCTTATTCGCAAACCCGTTGGGGAAGTATATGAAGCTTTTATCAACCCTGAAATCACTACAAAGTTCTGGTTCACCAAAAGCAGCGGAAGATTAGAAGAGGGTAAAACGGTCAGGTGGGACTGGGAAATGTATGGTGTTGGGGATGAATTATATGTTAAGAAATTAGAGCAAAACAAGGTAATTAGAATTGAATGGACCGACGGTACACAGGTTGAGTGGCTATTTACTCCCCGAACAGATAATCAAACCTTTGTTTCCATCACAAACTCAGGCTTTTCTGGAACTGGCGATGAAATGGTAAACCAAGCGATTGATTCAATGGGAGGATACACAATGGTACTCTCTGGATTAAAAGCGTATCTAGAGCACAACATTCAATTAAATCTTGTAGCCGACAAGGCACCAGATGCGAACGTAAATTGGTAA
- a CDS encoding DNA alkylation repair protein, which translates to MEDIISKTQATNEFFINKAISCALREYGKDYPNKVIELASKYPLSKFSKREALKQIAL; encoded by the coding sequence CTGGAAGATATTATTTCTAAAACACAAGCTACAAATGAATTTTTTATAAATAAGGCTATTAGTTGTGCACTAAGAGAATATGGAAAAGATTACCCTAATAAAGTAATAGAATTGGCAAGTAAATATCCATTATCAAAGTTTAGCAAGAGAGAAGCTTTAAAACAAATAGCACTTTAA
- a CDS encoding Type 1 glutamine amidotransferase-like domain-containing protein codes for MKLLLTSAGINNKSIHDALVDMLGKPIAHSNALCIPTAMYGHPWVGPGVKAWQFISGKEENPMVDLGWKSVGVLELTALPSIDEDRWVPLVQETDVLLVSDGDSLYLCHWMRQSGLADLLPSLHAVYVGMSAGSMVMAPNIGDFFVGWNPPNGGDETLGLVDFAMFPHLDHEMLPYNTMANAERWAAGMQGSAYAIDDQTAIKVIDGEVEVVSEGHWKLFSH; via the coding sequence ATGAAATTACTACTTACATCTGCAGGCATCAATAACAAAAGCATACATGACGCGCTGGTTGACATGCTGGGCAAGCCAATCGCCCACTCCAACGCCCTGTGCATCCCCACCGCGATGTACGGACACCCCTGGGTCGGCCCCGGCGTCAAAGCCTGGCAGTTCATCAGCGGGAAAGAAGAGAATCCCATGGTCGACCTGGGCTGGAAGTCCGTCGGCGTTTTGGAGCTCACAGCGCTGCCAAGCATCGACGAAGACCGCTGGGTGCCGCTGGTCCAGGAGACGGACGTCCTGCTGGTGTCGGACGGCGACTCCCTCTACCTGTGCCATTGGATGCGGCAATCCGGGCTGGCAGACCTCTTGCCGTCGCTGCACGCAGTCTATGTGGGAATGAGTGCTGGGAGCATGGTGATGGCACCTAACATCGGGGACTTCTTCGTTGGCTGGAATCCACCCAACGGTGGTGATGAAACGCTGGGACTTGTCGATTTTGCAATGTTCCCGCATTTGGATCACGAGATGCTGCCGTATAACACGATGGCTAATGCAGAGAGATGGGCCGCCGGGATGCAGGGGTCGGCGTATGCAATTGATGATCAAACCGCCATCAAAGTGATCGATGGAGAGGTCGAAGTTGTCTCCGAAGGGCATTGGAAACTGTTTTCGCACTGA